The following are encoded in a window of Arctopsyche grandis isolate Sample6627 chromosome 2, ASM5162203v2, whole genome shotgun sequence genomic DNA:
- the LOC143922368 gene encoding uncharacterized protein LOC143922368, with protein MASYEVLKKNRSKAYEILSKAIKELKDCPSLGVIQRKVSLVETYKGKFEEAQLGINLGDFENEQDRDMHENRYFKAYDEFTDMANHMIDDRSRQIVKQKKNFFSETNVTNLCPLNVPNFTGTQESWGEFRDMFISLIHNNSDLNNISKLAYLKKSLQGSAMQVIQGLENTEENYTIAWELLVERYNHSRMIIKTKINSMFNLRAIQRENYTDLRHLIDEITINIRTLQTMGQPIKHWDSILICIVLSKLPLRMQIEWENTLPNKDMPAYDSLKNFLENRCSVLQSIDASNSKPVYQNNNDFSVRTYNRQTRNFESIKKKRCHFCDREHFTASCPILTKQTPLERRRSATEKKLCFRCLNSGHMWENCHSKFTCKDCNRAHHTLLHIPQTSIVEETNFSPQTYTNIGTFHNALLATASVLLKDHDGKFHKCRALLDPGSQTNYITAKLARNLKIKQNHVHIPITMLQGVTTNTTNSINTIINSEVSNFSSDITFLILNSITGMLPNENINKSILNIPKNINMSDKYWHKPGQIDVLLGVHIFWKTLKTEKVDLGQNQPTMFETEFGWIISGRIPTLKSSSITCNLSIAKLNNQVKQLWEIEEVPEILPRSSEETKSEQHFKDNISRLPSGRFSVKLPFKSSPNDLGNSLCVAEKRLESLEKRFVKDESLKRQYHDFLSEYEKLGHMTECFPPKKNETVYYLPHHAVIKESSVSTKCRVVFDASSKTSNNISLNNILMVGPSVQPDLLSILLNFRKHTYVFIADVEKMYRQILIAPEDRNLQRIIWRYDLNSPIKHYKLNTVTYGTSSAPFLATRCLVQLAEDNKVKFPEASEAISSCFYVDDLLAGEETIESCILLKNQIQTILSGAGMNLCKWVSNCEQICSTMTTRISEVNDFNLTNNSHKTLGLYWNNDLDTFTFKVKFDLTNDPLSKRSFLSLISQIFDPLGLLSPVLIKHKILMQQIWTSNISWNENIPKEIHEDFNVHLAKICVLNDIKIERHVLTSLPIDIQMHGFCDASERAYGACIYIRSINAVGDIKVSLVCSKSRVAPLKKLSIPRLELCSALLLANLVNYIKINFKRSFSKIVCWSDSMVTLHWIHGEPNRWNTFVANRVSEIQKLSKNHYWKHVLSAENPADMISRSISPENLINNQLWWSGPKWLTQTNEKWPSQPSVLELDESLISILKIAQQQSFPTEYKDLLNKNTISKSSKILNLNPIFVKNLIRVGGRIGNALISEEQKHPILIDSKHILTTNTIIISKPIIIDQLMGDLPSSRIIPKPPFHHSGVDYAGPFAIKNGTLRNSKITKCYVCIFICFITKAVHMEVVSDLTSVAFLNCFKRFVARRGKPAIMWSDNGTNFVGANRELGRILQNLFSENSFNQIISYAFTEGIQWNFIPPRSPHMGGIWESAVKQLKYHLKRIINSVNLTFESLATVIAQIEACLNSRPLTPISNDPKDLNPLTPGHFLIGRPLLAIPQSRVMETTNIKHQYLQMIKATSEFWNRWSLDYISSLQIRNKWKQQKDNIKIGDLVVIKEEGLPTTAWALGRVRQIYPGGDGLIRVAELTTKNGITRRAISKLAVNFQCSTFLAFGKRPVNSTSVWEGHCSGCHQYFCSGEIQSHDLNIIIRFLGEEQLLNICISSIFWETHLLDVSISTFYWERHLLYVSISSAAHLPSEEGHIQSFFHLPSEEGHLQDTSISAKAVKGNGRHLVARGSDQKRPLSVCGRPSDEIDVFFRVLPCLANEIQPTSSVTANFTPTSDHYCFEILKLEIQIEIAFVDKFRR; from the exons ATGGCTAGTTacgaagtattaaaaaaaaatagatccaAAGCATATGAAATTCTGTCAAAGGCTATAAAAGAATTAAAAGATTGTCCAAGTTTGGGTGTAATTCAGCGTAAGGTATCACTGGTAGAAACTTATAAAGGAAAATTCGAAGAGGCACAGTTGGGTATAAATTTGGGTGATTTTGAAAATGAACAAGATAGAGATATGCATGAAAACAGATATTTTAAGGCTTATGATGAATTCACGGATATGGCTAATCATATGATTGATGATAGATCAAGACAAatcgtaaaacaaaaaaaaaattttttttcggaaACAAACGTAACTAATTTATGTCCCCTAAATGTACCTAATTTCACTGGCACCCAAGAATCCTGGGGTGAATTCAGAGACATGTTCATTTCACTTATTCATAATAATTCTGAtctaaataatatatcaaaacttgcttatcttaAAAAATCACTACAAGGTTCAGCTATGCAAGTCATTCAAGGACTAGAAAATACGGAAGAAAATTACACCATCGCGTGGGAACTGTTAGTAGAGCGATATAATCATTCTAGGatgataattaaaacaaaaataaattcaatgtttAACTTAAGGGCAATTCAAAGGGAAAATTACACAGATTTACGTCATTTAATTGACGAAATAACGATAAATATACGAACATTACAAACAATGGGACAACCAATAAAGCACTGGGATAGCATATTAATATGCATAGTATTATCTAAGTTACCCTTACGAATGCAAATCGAATGGGAGAATACCTTACCAAACAAAGACATGCCAGCTTatgattcattaaaaaattttttagaaaatcgTTGCTCAGTACTACAATCAATAGATGCAAGTAATTCAAAACcagtttatcaaaataataatgatttctcTGTAAGAACATATAATAGACAAACTAGAAATtttgaaagtattaaaaaaaaacgttgtcACTTTTGCGATCGAGAACATTTTACAGCTAGCTGTCcaattttaacaaaacaaaCGCCACTAGAGAGACGACGATCTGCTACAGAAAAGAAATTATGTTTTAGATGTCTTAATAGTGGTCACATGTGGGAAAACTGTCATTCAAAATTCACTTGTAAAGATTGCAATAGGGCTCATCATACACTATTACATATCCCACAAACATCTATTGTTGAAGAAACAAACTTCTCTCCTcaaacatatacaaacataggtACATTTCACAACGCCTTACTAGCTACCGCCTCAGTTCTTTTAAAGGATCATGACGGAAAATTTCATAAGTGTAGAGCTCTACTAGATCCAGGATCTCAAACTAATTATATTACAGCCAAATTAGCTaggaatttgaaaataaaacagaatcatGTCCACATACCAATAACTATGCTGCAAGGTGTGACAACAAACAcaacaaattcaataaatacaataattaattcagAAGTCTCTAATTTTTCATCGGATATCAcattcttaattttaaattcaattaccgGAATGTTGCCaaacgaaaatataaataaatcgattttaAATATTCCTAAAAATATCAACATGTCCGATAAATATTGGCATAAACCAGGTCAAATTGACGTTTTGCTCGGAGTACACATATTTTGGAAAACATTAAAGACAGAGAAAGTAGATTTAGGGCAGAATCAGCCCACCATGTTCGAAACAGAATTTGGGTGGATTATTTCCGGAAGGATTCcaacattaaaatcatcatcaaTTACATGTAACTTATCAATAGCGAAATTAAACAATCAAGTAAAGCAATTATGGGAAATTGAAGAAGTACCAGAAATACTTCCGAGATCGTCAGAGGAAACCAAATCTGAACAACATTTCAAAGATAATATTTCGAGACTACCATCAGGGAGATTCTCAGTTAAATTACCATTTAAAAGTTCACCAAATGATTTAGGTAATTCTTTATGTGTGGCGGAGAAAAGATTAGAGTCGTTAGAGAAGCGTTTCGTGAAGGATGAAAGTTTAAAACGTCAATATCATGATTTTTTATCAGAATACGAAAAATTAGGACATATGACAGAATGTTTCCCTCCAAAAAAGAACGAAACAGTTTATTACTTACCACATCATGCAGTTATCAAAGAATCTAGTGTATCAACCAAATGTCGTGTAGTATTTGATGCGTCATCAAAAACatcaaacaatatttcattaaacaACATCCTTATGGTAGGTCCAAGTGTTCAACCTGACTTGTTGTCCATACTTTTAAATTTCAGGAAACATACTTATGTTTTCATTGCAGATGTAGAGAAAATGTATAGACAAATACTGATAGCCCCGGAAGATAGAAATCTTCAAAGAATTATTTGGAGGTACGATCTCAACTCTccaataaaacattataaattgaACACTGTAACGTACGGAacttcttctgcaccttttttAGCAACGAGATGCTTAGTTCAATTAGCTGAAGACAATAAAGTTAAATTTCCCGAGGCCAGTGAGGCAATTTCATCGTGTTTTTATGTAGACGATTTGCTCGCGGGGGAAGAAACAATAGAGTCTTGCATTTTATTGAAAAACCAAATTCAAACCATACTCAGTGGAGCTGGAATGAATCTATGCAAATGGGTTTCAAATTGTGAACAAATCTGTTCAACAATGACAACAAGAATATCAGAAGTAAACGATTTCAATCTTACTAACAATTCACACAAAACTCTAGGCCTATATTGGAATAATGATTTAGACACTTTCACTTTTAAGGTTAAATTTGACTTAACAAATGACCCACTATCTAAGCGATCCTTTCTATCTTTAATCAGTCAAATTTTTGATCCTTTAGGATTACTATCACCTGTTTTAATAAAGcacaaaattttaatgcaaCAAATTTGGACTTCGAATATTTCTTGGAACGAAAATATACCAAAGGAAATTCATGAAGATTTTAATGTTCACCTAGcgaaaatatgtgtattaaatgatataaaaatcGAAAGACACGTTTTAACATCACTACCAATCGATATACAAATGCATGGATTCTGCGACGCTTCAGAAAGGGCGTATGGagcatgtatatatattcgtTCAATTAATGCAGTCGGCGATATTAAGGTATCTCTAGTATGTTCAAAATCACGCGTTGCACCGTTAAAAAAATTGTCGATTCCTAGATTGGAATTATGTTCCGCTCTATTGTTAGCAAATCtcgtaaattatattaaaataaattttaaacgttCATTTTCAAAAATAGTTTGCTGGTCGGATTCAATGGTCACTCTCCATTGGATTCACGGAGAACCGAATAGATGGAATACTTTCGTAGCTAATAGGGTATCAGAAAtccaaaaattatcaaaaaaccATTATTGGAAACATGTTTTATCAGCCGAAAATCCTGCAGATATGATTTCAAGAAGCATCTCTCCcgaaaatttgataaataatcaattatggtGGTCAGGACCAAAATGGTTAACCCAAACTAACGAAAAGTGGCCAA GTCAACCATCGGTTTTAGAATTGGATGAATCCCTTATAAGTATATTAAAGATTGCTCAGCAACAATCATTTCCAACAGAATACAaggatttattaaataaaaacacaatatcAAAGTCTAGTAAAATTTTAAACCTAAATcctatttttgtaaaaaatttaatacggGTAGGAGGTAGAATAGGAAACGCCCTCATATCCGAAGAACAGAAACATCCAATCTTAATAGATTCCAAACATATACTAACAAC GAACACAAtcattatt AGTAAACCTATTATTATAGATCAATTGATGGGTGACTTACCATCGTCTCGAATAATTCCAAAACCTCCTTTTCATCATTCCGGGGTTGATTATGCCGGTCCATTTGCAATTAAGAATGGAACTTTGAGAAACTCCAAAATCACCAAATGTTATGTTTGCATTTTTATCTGTTTCATAACAAAAGCAGTACACATGGAAGTTGTTAGCGATTTAACTTCAGTTGcgtttttgaattgttttaaacgATTTGTCGCGCGTCGCGGAAAGCCAGCTATCATGTGGTCGGACAACGGGACAAATTTTGTCGGAGCCAATCGAGAACTAGGACGAATATTGCAGAATTTATTTTCGGAAAATtcctttaatcaaataattagttATGCGTTTACGGAAGGCATTCAATGGAATTTTATTCCGCCTCGATCACCTCACATGGGAGGTATTTGGGAATCGGCCGTTAAACAATTGAAGTATCAtctaaaaagaataataaattcAGTAAATTTAACGTTCGAATCATTGGCAACTGTAATTGCACAGATAGAAGCATGTCTAAACTCCCGTCCTCTTACACCCATATCAAATGATCCTAAAGACCTTAATCCTTTGACTCCCGGTCATTTCTTAATTGGACGACCATTATTGGCCATTCCTCAATCAAGAGTAATGGAAACCACTAATATCAAACATCAATATCTTCAGATGATCAAGGCAACTTCTGAATTTTGGAATAGATGGTCACTGGATTACATTTCGTCATtacaaataagaaataaatggaAACAACAAAAAGACAACATAAAAATTGGAGATTTGGTTGTGATAAAAGAAGAGGGACTGCCAACAACTGCATGGGCTTTAGGCAGAGTCAGACAAATCTATCCAGGCGGAGACGGATTAATCAGAGTAGCAGAACTAACAACAAAAAACGGAATCACGAGAAGGGCCATTTCCAAATTGGCT GTCAACTTCCAGTGCTCAACATTTCTTGCTTTCGGAAAAAGACCAGTCAACAGCACATCTGTCTGGGAAGGTCATTGTTCCGGATGTCATCAATACTTCTGTTCTGGGGAAATTCAATCTCATGATTTAAACATCATCATCCGTTTTCTGGGA GAGGAACAACTTCTGAATATCTGCATTTCATCTATCTTCTGGGAGACACATCTTCTGGACGTCAGCATCTCAACCTTCTACTGGGAGAGACATCTTCTGTATGTTAGCATATCATCAGCAGCTCATCTGCCTTCAGAGGAAGGCCATATCCAGAGCTTCTTTCATCTGCCTTCCGAAGAAGGCCATCTCCAAGATACATCCATTAGTGCAAAG GCTGTGAAAGGAAATGGCCGACATTTAGTTGCACGAGGTTCGGACCAAAAGCGACCGCTGTCAGTCTGCGGCCGGCCGTCGGACGAGATCGACGTGTTCTTCCGTGTTCTTCCGTGTCTTGCGAACGAGATCCAACCCACGTCTTCTGTGACTGCAAACTTTACGCCTACTTCAGATCATTACTG